One window of the Camelus ferus isolate YT-003-E chromosome 36, BCGSAC_Cfer_1.0, whole genome shotgun sequence genome contains the following:
- the LOC102517593 gene encoding putative olfactory receptor 2B8 yields the protein MNLIKTNFTVTEFVLLGLSSQPTIRLILFIMLLFYLLTVVGNVIIILIIQIEPFLQTPMYFFLTNLSFLDICYTSTNVPQMLSNMVGKRTIHFSSCATQMFFSLSFGMTECVLLGVMAYDRYVAICHPLHYTLTMGQSTCIQLAAISWSSSFLSSMVINILTLSLPYCGPDVLNHLFCEVPSILRLACTDTSVTEMVVFIFSVIIVFIPFLLIVVSYARILLSVLRMRSASGRHKALSTCASHLTVVALFYGTAIFMYMRPQSKSSRAGGKIIAVFYTVVTPMLNPLIYSLRNQDVKGALRRAVVKQRT from the coding sequence ATGAATCTGATAAAAACAAACTTCACTGTGACTGAATTTGTGTTACTGgggctctcatctcagccaacgATAAGgctcattctttttattatgttattgTTCTATTTGTTAACAGTGGTGGGGAatgttattattatccttattatcCAGATAGAACCATTTCTCCAaacccccatgtacttcttcctcactAATTTATCCTTTCTGGACATCTGCTATACATCCACCAATGTCCCACAAATGCTGTCCAACATGGTGGGGAAAAGGACCATCCACTTCTCCAGCTGTGCTACTCAGAtgttcttctccctctcctttgggATGACTGAGTGTGTTCTTCTTGGTGTCATGGCTTATGACAGATATGTAGCTATTTGTCATCCCCTTCATTATACTCTCACTATGGGCCAGAGCACCTGCATCCAGTTGGCAGCCATTTCTTGGTCCAGTAGTTTCCTGAGTTCCATGGTCATCAACATCCTCACTTTGAGTTTGCCCTACTGTGGGCCCGATGTCCTGAATCACCTTTTTTGTGAAGTTCCTTCCATCCTGAGGTTGGCTTGCACTGACACCTCAGTTACTGAGATGGTTGTCTTTATCTTCAGTGTCATCATTGTCTTCATTCCTTTCCTCCTTATTGTTGTTTCCTATGCCAGAATCCTTCTATCAGTCCTCAGGATGCGATCAGCCTCTGGAAGGCACAAGGCACTATCCACCTGTGCTTCTCATCTGACAGTGGTGGCCTTATTCTATGGAACTGCCATCTTCATGTACATGAGACCCCAGTCAAAGtcctccagggctgggggcaaGATCATTGCGGTGTTCTATACTGTGGTCACACCCATGCTCAACCCCTTGATCTACAGTCTAAGGAACCAAGATGTAAAAGGAGCTTTAAGGAGAGCTGTTGTGAAACAGAGGACATGA
- the LOC116661791 gene encoding LOW QUALITY PROTEIN: olfactory receptor 5AP2-like (The sequence of the model RefSeq protein was modified relative to this genomic sequence to represent the inferred CDS: substituted 1 base at 1 genomic stop codon) — MYPSDQMPCSIFSLAAAQMMRYMKEVQGENQTEVTEFILLGLSENPDVQIVLFGLFQFIYTATMVGNLGMIVLIKIAPCLHTPTYFFPSSLSFVDASYSPKMLVNLVSENKTISFNGCAAQFYFFGSFLGTECFLLAMMAYDRYAAIWNPLLYPVLMSGRICSLLVATSFLAGFGNAAIHTRITFRLSFCGSNKINHFYCDSPPLLKLSCSDTHINGIVTMAFSSFNVISCVAIVLVSYLXILIAILRMPSLEGRHKAFFTFASHLMAVTIFFWTILFMYLHPTSSYSMEQDKIVSVFYTVAIPMLNPLIYSLKNKDVKGALQKILQKQIL; from the coding sequence ATGTATCCATCTGACCAAATGCCATGTTCCATCTTCTCTCTTGCTGCAGCTCAGATGATGAGATATATGAAAGAGGTCCAAGGTGAGAATCAAACAGAAGTGACAGAATTTATCCTCTTAGGACTCTCAGAGAATCCAGATGTACAAATTGTCCTCTTTGGATTGTTTCAGTTCATCTACACGGCAACCATGGTGGGTAATTTGGGGATGATTGTGCTAATTAAGATTGCTCCCTGTCTCCACACCCCCACGTACTTCTTTCCCAGCAGCCTCTCCTTTGTTGATGCCTCTTACTCTCCTAAGATGCTGGTGAACCTCGTGTCTGAAAATAAGACCATTTCTTTTAATGGGTGTGCTGCCCAGTTTTACTTCTTTGGCTCCTTCCTGGGGACTGAATGCTTCCTGTTAGCCATGATGGCATATGACCGCTATGCAGCCATTTGGAACCCTCTGCTGTATCCAGTTCTCATGTCTGGGAGAATCTGCTCCTTGCTAGTGGCTACCTCATTCCTAGCAGGCTTTGGGAATGCAGCCATACACACGAGAATAACTTTTAGATTATCCTTTTGTGGCTCCAATAAGATCAACCATTTCTACTGTGACTCTCCACCCCTGCTCAAACTCTCTTGCTCTGACACCCACATCAATGGCATCGTGACCATGGCTTTCTCCAGTTTTAATGTCATCAGTTGTGTTGCAATTGTCCTTGTTTCCTACCTGTGAATCCTCATTGCCATCTTGAGGATGCCCTCATTAGAGGGTAGGCACAAAGCCTTCTTCACCTTTGCCTCTCACCTCATGGCTGTCACCATATTCTTTTGGACAATTCTCTTCATGTACTTGCACCCTACATCTAGCTACTCAATGGAGCAGGACAAGATTGTCTCTGTCTTTTATACAGTAGCGATCCCTATGCTAAATCCTCTAAtctacagtttgaaaaataaggaTGTGAAAGGGGCCCTACAGAAGATCTTACAGAAACAGATACTGTAA